A DNA window from Alkaliphilus flagellatus contains the following coding sequences:
- the rplO gene encoding 50S ribosomal protein L15, translating into MKLHELRPAEGAVKDRKRKGRGTASGLGKTAGRGSNGQKARSGGGVRPGFEGGQMPLYRRLPKRGFTNIFAKVYNEISIERLNAFENGTVVTPELLKETGVIKKIEKDGIKILGNGNLEKSLTVQAQRFTKSAAEKIEAAGGKAEVM; encoded by the coding sequence ATGAAACTACATGAACTTAGACCTGCAGAAGGTGCCGTTAAAGATAGAAAAAGAAAAGGTAGAGGTACTGCAAGTGGTCTTGGAAAGACTGCTGGTCGTGGATCAAACGGTCAAAAAGCTCGTAGTGGTGGAGGAGTAAGACCAGGATTTGAAGGGGGTCAAATGCCTCTATACAGAAGATTACCAAAACGTGGATTTACAAATATATTTGCAAAAGTTTACAATGAAATTAGTATTGAAAGATTGAATGCCTTTGAAAATGGCACAGTAGTTACACCAGAGCTTTTAAAAGAAACAGGTGTTATTAAAAAGATAGAAAAAGACGGAATCAAGATTCTAGGCAATGGCAACTTAGAGAAAAGCTTAACAGTACAAGCACAAAGATTCACTAAGTCAGCTGCTGAGAAAATTGAAGCTGCTGGAGGAAAGGCAGAGGTGATGTAA